In Terriglobia bacterium, a single genomic region encodes these proteins:
- the lolA gene encoding outer membrane lipoprotein chaperone LolA: protein MKKLTFALFVFLGVTAAGSRAGEVQRVADNVDRRYNRLSTLTTDFTETYKGAGMQRTESGTLALKKPGKMRWDYLQPREKLFVTDGKKAYFYVPGEPQARQAPMKKLDDLRSPLRYLLGKTRLQKEFEGLTLADVVPAQAGDVVLQGVPRGMADRVRRVLLEVGPDGSIHRIVAEEVDGSTTEFCFSNQREDVALPDAKFQFHVPPGVEIIQAEDVGEY from the coding sequence TTGAAGAAGCTGACATTCGCCTTATTCGTGTTCCTTGGGGTCACCGCAGCCGGATCGCGCGCCGGCGAGGTGCAGCGGGTGGCCGACAACGTCGATCGCCGATACAACCGCCTCAGCACCCTGACCACCGACTTCACCGAGACCTACAAGGGCGCCGGCATGCAGCGAACCGAGTCGGGCACGTTGGCGCTCAAGAAGCCGGGCAAGATGCGCTGGGATTATCTCCAGCCGCGCGAGAAGTTGTTCGTCACCGACGGAAAGAAGGCCTATTTCTACGTCCCGGGTGAGCCCCAGGCGCGCCAGGCGCCCATGAAGAAGCTCGACGACTTGCGCTCTCCGCTTCGCTACCTGCTGGGTAAGACCAGGCTGCAGAAGGAATTCGAGGGCCTGACGCTGGCCGACGTCGTGCCCGCACAGGCCGGGGACGTCGTCCTCCAGGGCGTGCCCAGGGGGATGGCGGACCGCGTCCGCCGCGTCCTGCTGGAAGTGGGCCCGGACGGCAGCATCCACCGCATCGTGGCCGAGGAAGTGGACGGCTCCACCACAGAGTTCTGCTTCTCCAACCAGCGGGAGGATGTTGCGCTGCCGGATGCGAAGTTCCAGTTTCACGTCCCGCCGGGCGTGGAGATCATCCAGGCAGAGGATGTCGGGGAATACTAG
- a CDS encoding tetratricopeptide repeat protein → MNSRRAITLVGTAVLLASMAGVVLMVRRLDDLRLGTTARDVLYIPSPMIVKRLSLGYGGLLADIYWTRVVQYFGGKHHERSMEYKLLDPLLDITTTLDPQLVPAYEFGATFLAQKPPEGAGDPDRAVALVEKGIRANPRSWRLYYNLGYIEYIERKDYTAAARAFERGTQVPGAHPWMKIMAAIMAQHGGEIGTARFLWQHIYESTEDKMIKENAVKHLVALQVDEAVPYLEALLRQYHENTGKQAGSWFEMISSGYLKGMPADPLGKPFKLLPGGPVEVQDPDSLPFITRGLPPGKEAPEFLKSGSK, encoded by the coding sequence ATGAACTCGCGCCGCGCCATCACGCTGGTCGGAACTGCGGTGCTGCTGGCCAGCATGGCGGGGGTCGTGTTGATGGTGCGACGGCTTGACGACCTGCGCCTTGGCACGACGGCGCGCGATGTGCTTTACATTCCGTCTCCCATGATCGTCAAGCGCCTCAGCCTCGGCTACGGCGGCCTGCTGGCGGACATCTACTGGACGCGGGTGGTGCAGTACTTCGGCGGCAAGCACCACGAGAGATCCATGGAGTACAAGCTGCTCGATCCCCTGCTCGACATCACCACGACGCTCGATCCGCAGCTTGTGCCCGCCTACGAGTTTGGCGCCACGTTCCTGGCTCAGAAGCCGCCCGAGGGCGCCGGCGACCCCGACCGCGCAGTCGCCCTGGTCGAAAAAGGGATTCGCGCAAATCCGAGATCCTGGAGGCTTTACTACAATTTGGGCTACATCGAGTACATCGAGCGTAAGGACTACACCGCGGCGGCGCGAGCCTTTGAGCGCGGGACGCAGGTTCCGGGAGCGCACCCGTGGATGAAGATCATGGCCGCCATCATGGCCCAGCACGGCGGTGAGATCGGGACTGCCCGCTTCCTCTGGCAGCACATTTACGAGTCCACTGAAGACAAGATGATCAAAGAGAACGCCGTCAAACACCTTGTCGCCTTGCAGGTCGACGAAGCGGTGCCGTATCTGGAAGCGCTGCTCCGCCAATACCACGAGAACACCGGCAAGCAGGCCGGCAGTTGGTTCGAAATGATCTCCTCGGGCTACCTCAAGGGCATGCCGGCCGATCCGCTCGGAAAGCCCTTCAAGTTGTTGCCGGGAGGACCGGTGGAAGTGCAGGACCCGGATTCCCTCCCGTTCATTACTCGAGGGCTGCCACCGGGGAAGGAAGCACCCGAGTTCTTGAAATCGGGATCCAAGTGA
- a CDS encoding type II secretion system F family protein — translation MAEYLIRMADERGQVLEHVEHSHSEAELRDRYSQQGYLVYSIKPRGLFAGGELRLGANRVREDEFLIFNAQFLTLIHAGLPILTALELLHRRQRNRFFRELLEDVRDRLRSGESLSQAFEAQGIFPKIYTTTLLAGEKSGNLDEVLGRYISFQRVAMSVRKKLLASLVYPALLLILVTVMLTFLVTFVVPQFANLYSQLNAQLPASTQIMLTVGVTVQKWFPAILLGILVVVFLLWRWNRSARGAEAMDRFRLKLPLVGAIWLKYQVAMFARMLSTLLAGGLPLVPALQTAGASMQSRLVANGITESAQRVREGAPLSRSLEETKVIPNLAVEMIEVGESTGALPSMLNSVADFYEEDVSTSVAAALTLIEPVILIFMGLIVVFVLISLYMPIFSLGASGIH, via the coding sequence ATGGCCGAATATCTGATCCGCATGGCCGATGAGCGGGGGCAGGTGCTGGAGCACGTCGAGCACAGCCACTCGGAAGCCGAACTTCGTGACCGCTACTCCCAACAGGGCTACCTGGTGTACTCCATCAAGCCACGTGGCCTGTTTGCGGGCGGAGAGCTGCGGCTGGGTGCCAACCGGGTCAGGGAGGACGAGTTCCTGATCTTCAATGCCCAGTTCTTGACCCTGATCCATGCGGGCCTGCCCATCCTGACCGCCCTGGAGCTGCTCCACCGGCGCCAGCGCAACCGGTTTTTCCGGGAACTCCTGGAGGACGTGCGTGACCGCCTGCGCAGCGGCGAATCGCTCTCCCAGGCCTTCGAAGCGCAAGGCATCTTTCCCAAGATCTACACCACGACCCTGCTGGCGGGCGAGAAAAGCGGGAACCTGGACGAAGTCCTCGGCCGTTACATCTCCTTCCAGCGAGTGGCCATGTCGGTGCGCAAGAAGTTGCTGGCTTCGCTGGTGTATCCGGCGCTGCTGCTTATTCTGGTGACGGTGATGCTGACCTTCCTGGTCACCTTCGTGGTGCCTCAATTCGCGAATCTGTACAGCCAGCTGAATGCGCAGTTGCCGGCGAGCACGCAGATCATGTTGACCGTCGGTGTCACCGTCCAGAAGTGGTTTCCGGCCATCCTTCTTGGAATCTTGGTTGTGGTTTTCTTACTCTGGCGATGGAATCGCAGCGCACGGGGCGCGGAAGCGATGGACCGTTTCCGCTTGAAGCTACCGCTGGTCGGCGCCATCTGGCTCAAGTACCAGGTGGCGATGTTCGCGCGCATGCTGTCCACGCTCCTGGCGGGAGGCCTGCCGCTGGTCCCGGCGCTCCAGACGGCCGGAGCTTCGATGCAGAGCCGCCTGGTCGCCAATGGAATAACGGAGTCGGCGCAGCGGGTGCGCGAAGGCGCGCCGCTCTCCCGCAGCTTGGAGGAGACCAAGGTCATTCCCAACCTGGCGGTCGAGATGATCGAGGTGGGCGAGTCCACCGGCGCTCTGCCCAGCATGTTGAACTCGGTGGCCGACTTCTACGAGGAGGACGTTTCCACCTCGGTGGCGGCGGCCCTGACGCTGATCGAACCCGTCATCCTCATTTTCATGGGCCTCATAGTCGTATTCGTGCTTATATCGCTCTACATGCCCATCTTCAGCCTGGGAGCGTCCGGCATTCATTGA